A region from the Mycoplasmopsis phocirhinis genome encodes:
- a CDS encoding RNA polymerase sigma factor, giving the protein MQDNELKSVIKLIENYAKTTENKQLSQSDIFEYLDQIKVEIPDELMDEMLENLHEAGLILDEVDEGDEDDISKDDIIDEIDENEKVFKKADVIVEEFDDDDDIKNSIDIDEFEDEYTEEFSFHDDYEYSDDSSYAEEDEDEIIVKKEVKNEKKSEKKNTKNLTDEEFKIQSYDDMDIDLSNDDTLTSTNQLRNKLTETNDIVKWYMRWIGKYGKLLTKAEEEKLALEMEKGGFRGKRAKDKLIKRNLRLVINNAKKYKNRGLSFIDLISEGNSGIVKAVTKYNVGKGFKFSTYATWWIRQAITRAVADQARTIRVPVHMVETINKITKIERELHQENGTEPSDEEIAAKFGQGYTAEKVRYIRKINIDPISLDKQIGKENDSAFSDFVKDDSVVNPIDFASQEELVDMLNETLAAALDKDEYVLICKRYGVGIDENGEKYKVTPLEELAKDRGVSKERIRQIENKILRKLKNCTRKGKHLKDFFK; this is encoded by the coding sequence ATGCAAGACAACGAGTTAAAATCAGTTATAAAATTAATAGAAAACTATGCTAAAACTACTGAAAATAAACAATTATCCCAAAGCGATATTTTTGAATATTTAGACCAAATTAAAGTTGAAATACCAGATGAATTAATGGATGAAATGTTAGAAAATTTGCACGAAGCGGGTTTAATTTTAGATGAAGTTGACGAAGGCGATGAAGATGATATTTCTAAAGATGACATAATAGATGAAATCGATGAAAACGAAAAAGTTTTTAAAAAAGCTGATGTCATTGTTGAAGAATTTGACGATGATGATGACATTAAAAACTCAATTGATATTGACGAATTTGAGGATGAATATACTGAAGAATTTAGTTTTCACGATGATTATGAATATTCTGATGATTCGAGTTATGCCGAAGAAGATGAAGACGAAATCATTGTTAAAAAAGAAGTAAAAAACGAGAAAAAGAGCGAGAAAAAAAATACCAAAAATTTAACAGATGAAGAATTTAAAATTCAATCATATGATGATATGGATATTGACTTATCAAATGACGACACTTTAACTTCAACAAATCAACTTCGTAATAAATTAACTGAAACTAACGACATTGTTAAATGATATATGCGTTGGATAGGTAAATACGGTAAACTTTTAACAAAAGCCGAAGAAGAAAAATTGGCTTTGGAAATGGAAAAAGGTGGTTTTAGAGGTAAAAGAGCTAAAGATAAATTGATTAAAAGAAATTTACGTTTAGTTATAAATAACGCTAAAAAATATAAAAACCGCGGTCTAAGTTTTATTGATTTAATTTCAGAAGGAAATTCTGGAATTGTTAAAGCCGTAACTAAATATAACGTTGGTAAAGGGTTTAAATTTTCAACTTATGCGACTTGATGAATTCGTCAAGCAATTACAAGAGCAGTAGCAGATCAAGCTCGCACAATTCGTGTTCCAGTTCACATGGTAGAAACAATCAATAAAATAACCAAAATTGAGCGAGAATTACACCAAGAAAACGGAACTGAACCAAGTGATGAGGAAATTGCTGCTAAATTTGGTCAAGGTTATACAGCTGAAAAAGTAAGATATATTCGCAAAATTAATATCGACCCAATTTCGTTGGATAAACAAATTGGTAAAGAAAATGATTCTGCGTTTTCTGATTTTGTTAAAGATGATAGCGTAGTAAATCCAATTGATTTTGCTTCCCAAGAAGAATTAGTAGATATGCTAAATGAAACTTTAGCCGCTGCATTAGACAAAGATGAATATGTTTTAATTTGTAAACGTTATGGCGTTGGAATTGATGAAAATGGAGAAAAATATAAAGTTACACCTTTAGAGGAATTGGCTAAAGATCGTGGTGTATCTAAAGAGCGAATTCGTCAAATTGAAAACAAAATTTTAAGAAAATTAAAAAATTGTACTCGTAAAGGAAAACATTTAAAGGATTTTTTTAAATAA
- a CDS encoding dUTP diphosphatase, with amino-acid sequence MDFAHIFQMQKNLDEAISSRSDLEVITNEQWQAKWLLALLVEFCEFANEIQSFKYWKKHKNINHGAALEEFADVLHFLGSYAYKLDVNPLIEPKIVSQCPTAQFLEIFKVATINKDNITKQIISELLSLSLGCAKLLGYSEDEILKAYEIKNQKNFERIKNHY; translated from the coding sequence ATGGATTTTGCACATATATTTCAAATGCAAAAAAATTTAGATGAAGCAATCTCTTCACGTTCAGATTTAGAAGTTATTACCAATGAACAATGACAAGCAAAATGATTGTTAGCACTTTTGGTTGAATTTTGTGAATTTGCCAACGAAATTCAATCGTTTAAATATTGAAAAAAACATAAAAATATTAATCATGGTGCAGCGTTAGAAGAATTTGCTGATGTTTTACATTTTTTAGGCTCATATGCGTATAAACTTGATGTTAATCCCTTAATCGAACCTAAAATTGTATCTCAATGCCCTACTGCTCAATTTTTGGAAATATTTAAGGTAGCAACAATTAATAAAGATAATATTACAAAACAAATAATCTCGGAATTATTGTCTCTTTCATTAGGTTGTGCTAAATTATTAGGCTACAGTGAAGATGAAATTCTTAAGGCATATGAAATTAAAAACCAAAAAAACTTTGAACGAATTAAAAACCATTATTAA
- a CDS encoding Nif3-like dinuclear metal center hexameric protein, whose protein sequence is MQLRKVSNYLLNKYPLNLAEIWDPCGFNVKFNLSEKIKAVVCAIDLTQEVLQLAIEKEANLIILHHPFKFAKTWQEEFILAPYKKQILTILKQKRINVLALHTNYDNHTQGTSHQIASQLGLEALIYNQNNLYPSILKFPISVKQLQHLFKQKLNITAMRTNVIDLDKKFNKVAILSGSGPSTLAYELCQNDTELIITSDIKWNEWILYQQHNIKILEISHLDEQVFAFDIVNQLQQNFANLNVYQYNFKELYQNL, encoded by the coding sequence ATGCAATTACGTAAAGTTAGTAATTATTTATTGAATAAATACCCTTTAAATTTAGCTGAAATATGAGACCCGTGTGGATTTAATGTTAAATTTAATTTAAGCGAAAAAATTAAAGCTGTTGTGTGTGCGATTGATTTAACACAAGAAGTATTACAATTAGCGATTGAAAAAGAGGCTAATTTAATTATTTTACACCACCCGTTTAAATTTGCAAAAACTTGACAAGAAGAGTTTATTTTAGCACCCTATAAAAAACAAATATTAACCATTTTGAAACAAAAACGTATAAATGTATTGGCATTACACACAAATTATGACAATCATACCCAGGGTACTTCACACCAAATTGCTTCGCAATTGGGTTTAGAAGCTTTAATTTATAACCAAAACAATTTATATCCTAGCATTCTTAAATTTCCTATTTCAGTTAAACAACTACAACATTTATTTAAGCAAAAATTAAATATCACTGCTATGCGAACAAATGTGATAGATTTAGATAAAAAATTTAACAAGGTTGCAATTTTGTCTGGTTCAGGACCTTCAACATTAGCATATGAATTATGCCAAAATGATACTGAGTTGATTATTACAAGCGACATTAAATGAAACGAGTGAATTTTATATCAACAACATAATATTAAAATTTTAGAAATATCACATTTAGATGAACAAGTTTTTGCATTTGATATTGTTAATCAACTACAACAAAATTTTGCAAATTTAAATGTGTATCAATATAATTTTAAGGAACTATATCAAAATTTATAG
- a CDS encoding TIGR00282 family metallophosphoesterase yields the protein MSNKKINILFIGDIFGQPGIDTVEKYINELKIKYNIDVVIAQCENVSERKGFTEYDYYQLKKIGIDVCTLGNHVWAKASIFDIINNKDIVRPLNINSSYPGQGSIVINVKNSTLRVSSLMGITFNKLLAPWNEEYADNFFDAIDDIINYGQKTDFHFIDFHAETTSEKAILGLYLDGIVDAVCGTHTHVQTNDARVLPKGTCFISDAGMVGPHNSAIGANYDEVYRHMRYAEHVKFKVSQNATQFNAVVIELNTIDKQNNKIQAISIYP from the coding sequence ATGTCAAATAAAAAAATAAATATATTATTTATTGGTGATATTTTCGGTCAACCCGGCATAGATACAGTTGAAAAATATATTAATGAGTTAAAAATAAAATATAATATAGATGTCGTTATTGCTCAATGTGAAAATGTATCTGAACGCAAAGGCTTTACTGAATATGATTATTATCAACTTAAAAAAATAGGAATTGATGTTTGCACATTAGGTAATCATGTATGAGCAAAAGCTAGTATTTTTGACATCATTAATAATAAAGATATAGTGCGACCTTTAAACATTAACAGTTCATATCCTGGTCAAGGTAGTATTGTAATTAATGTCAAAAATTCAACATTACGTGTAAGTTCATTAATGGGGATAACATTTAATAAATTATTAGCTCCTTGAAACGAAGAATACGCAGATAATTTTTTTGATGCCATTGATGATATTATTAATTATGGACAAAAAACTGATTTTCATTTTATAGATTTTCATGCTGAAACAACCAGCGAAAAAGCTATATTAGGTTTATATTTAGACGGTATTGTCGATGCTGTGTGTGGCACACACACACATGTGCAAACAAATGATGCTCGTGTATTACCTAAGGGAACTTGTTTTATAAGTGATGCTGGCATGGTTGGTCCACATAATAGTGCTATTGGCGCTAATTACGATGAAGTTTATCGCCATATGCGCTACGCCGAACATGTTAAATTTAAAGTTTCTCAAAACGCAACTCAATTTAACGCAGTGGTAATTGAGCTTAATACAATTGATAAACAAAACAATAAAATACAAGCAATTTCCATTTATCCATAA
- the dnaG gene encoding DNA primase: MNKNQTELHHYIINNIDIADEISKYITLSKKGQSYVCLCPFHDDSSPSMNINTTKQIFKCFVCQVGGNVINFVSKYKKINYFEAMKTIADEHNVSYENNLFNKPTQHYTQSDLQIIELLEKVNAFYKVEFKKIKNSTLKEFFTNRDLNDDILERFDIGYANENHFNILYGDEIKNNIDNFVKSGLFNLQTQNLTFKDRIMFGIRDNNGSIVGFSARSLIADIKPKYINSKDSSIFKKSEILYNYHQAKNYADNNSFILVEGFFDVIALAKCGINNSVALMGTALTSNHLKLIQNKTIIIFLDGDDAGQKATLKSAKFLLSNNIDVKIVQNHTSLDPDEILKKFGKEHLLQMINSAPDALDFIFNYYKTQHNLIAYGNNSLNNIKNFVVDFNDYIQYSDTAILNYFSNKFNDEFKFKPEFKNDNFNNYPSNFSNSQVFDNLLDLELNDIDDYYSNVNDYDLNIAENNYIINQKNTILPSFIDRLFYVIIEHPDLIKLYVESVEKNGGFKNIGTQKGQTQSKIYDILVSSLNQNLNDDNKNYIRKKSTQNGILEHEYYSFKLDLEKYPKYTQQFKDDFNDLIVKAIRENNKDYKEYITQNADIFFNNTGTQFLDIFANNIKQINKINDADFIEKINNNTANNDKNEPFKPIFDDLND; this comes from the coding sequence ATGAATAAAAACCAAACAGAATTGCACCATTATATAATCAATAACATTGACATAGCAGATGAAATCAGTAAATACATAACTTTGTCTAAAAAAGGTCAAAGTTATGTTTGTTTATGTCCTTTTCACGATGATTCTTCGCCCTCAATGAATATTAATACAACAAAACAAATTTTTAAATGTTTTGTTTGCCAGGTTGGTGGTAACGTCATAAATTTTGTTTCAAAATATAAAAAAATTAATTATTTTGAAGCAATGAAAACTATAGCAGACGAACATAACGTTAGTTATGAAAACAACTTATTTAATAAACCAACTCAACATTATACTCAAAGTGATCTTCAAATTATTGAGTTATTAGAAAAAGTGAATGCATTTTATAAAGTTGAGTTTAAAAAAATTAAAAACTCAACTTTGAAAGAGTTTTTTACTAACCGTGATCTTAATGATGATATTTTAGAAAGATTCGACATAGGTTATGCTAATGAAAATCATTTTAACATTCTTTATGGAGACGAAATCAAAAATAATATTGATAATTTTGTTAAGTCAGGTTTATTTAATTTACAGACACAGAATTTAACATTTAAAGATCGTATTATGTTTGGCATCCGCGACAACAACGGCAGTATTGTTGGTTTTAGTGCTCGTAGTTTAATTGCTGATATTAAGCCTAAATATATAAATAGTAAAGATTCGTCAATATTTAAAAAATCTGAAATTTTATATAATTATCATCAAGCAAAAAATTATGCCGATAATAATAGTTTTATTTTAGTTGAAGGTTTTTTTGATGTTATTGCTCTTGCTAAATGTGGTATCAATAACTCTGTCGCTTTAATGGGGACTGCTTTAACATCTAATCACTTAAAATTAATTCAAAACAAAACAATTATTATATTTTTAGATGGTGATGATGCTGGCCAAAAAGCTACTTTAAAATCAGCAAAATTTCTTTTGTCTAACAACATAGACGTAAAAATTGTTCAAAATCACACGTCGCTAGACCCGGATGAAATTTTAAAAAAATTTGGCAAAGAGCATCTTTTACAAATGATCAATTCAGCTCCTGACGCGTTAGATTTTATTTTTAATTATTATAAAACGCAACACAATTTAATTGCTTATGGTAATAATTCTTTGAATAATATTAAGAACTTTGTTGTTGATTTTAACGATTATATTCAATATAGTGACACAGCAATACTAAATTATTTTTCGAACAAATTCAATGATGAATTTAAATTTAAACCCGAATTTAAAAACGACAATTTTAATAACTATCCCTCAAATTTTTCTAATTCACAAGTTTTTGATAATTTATTAGATTTAGAATTAAACGACATTGATGATTATTATTCAAATGTGAATGATTATGACTTAAATATAGCCGAAAATAACTACATTATTAATCAAAAAAACACTATTTTGCCTAGTTTTATTGACCGACTTTTTTATGTAATTATTGAACATCCGGATTTAATTAAATTGTATGTTGAAAGCGTTGAAAAAAATGGAGGTTTTAAAAATATCGGCACTCAAAAAGGACAAACGCAAAGCAAAATATACGACATCCTAGTTTCTTCTTTAAACCAAAATTTAAACGATGACAACAAAAATTATATAAGAAAAAAATCAACTCAAAACGGTATACTTGAACATGAGTATTATTCATTTAAATTAGATTTAGAAAAATATCCAAAATACACACAACAATTTAAAGATGATTTTAATGATTTGATAGTGAAAGCGATTCGTGAAAATAATAAAGACTATAAAGAATACATTACTCAAAACGCAGATATTTTTTTTAATAATACTGGCACGCAATTTTTGGATATATTCGCAAATAACATTAAACAAATCAATAAAATTAACGATGCTGATTTTATTGAAAAAATCAATAATAATACTGCTAATAATGATAAAAACGAACCATTTAAACCAATATTTGATGATTTAAATGACTAA
- a CDS encoding IS3 family transposase — protein sequence MSRHLKMEEFDLIFEVYQKHGKSQAIKTLWNISPKTKLVKKKYLAVRIAKIIKYYNLGVKEKLLTKKGKDRKPGSGRPRKEPDFDWDIFDRNDLIEIAKRYYEITNQKPKKEKKEEAKNLKIQFIKLALFFSLCRQTISNAKVKQNTEKTIPHSKIIVEAFEANKGRFGRKKLSIYIFNQYNIHINDRTLGRYLNQLNLKCKLRQKRKRKEIKNTKCQILNTVQRDYNDSQNRNIFATDVSYINAPKDVRENHVYLSAIINHKSKKIVGFRLSKNNNLDFVLDNINDIQNENFDKFIVHSDHGFQYTNQEYINKIIKFGGTVSMSRVGNSLDNREIEYWFGVIKTELLNDLDYTKITFDELNDKIKEYIFWYNNERIQSNLGWKTPQQIAMAFAN from the coding sequence ATGTCAAGACATTTAAAAATGGAGGAATTCGATTTAATCTTTGAGGTTTACCAAAAACATGGAAAATCACAAGCTATAAAAACACTTTGAAATATCTCTCCAAAAACAAAATTAGTTAAGAAAAAATATCTTGCAGTAAGAATTGCTAAAATTATTAAATATTATAATTTAGGCGTGAAAGAAAAATTATTAACTAAAAAAGGCAAAGACAGAAAACCAGGTAGCGGAAGACCTAGAAAAGAACCAGATTTTGATTGAGATATTTTTGACAGAAATGATCTAATTGAAATCGCAAAAAGATATTATGAAATAACAAACCAAAAACCCAAAAAAGAGAAAAAAGAAGAAGCTAAAAATTTAAAAATCCAATTTATTAAACTAGCATTGTTTTTTAGTCTTTGTAGACAAACCATTTCTAATGCGAAAGTTAAACAAAATACAGAAAAAACAATTCCTCATTCAAAAATTATAGTTGAAGCATTTGAAGCAAATAAAGGCAGATTTGGCAGAAAAAAGCTAAGTATTTATATATTTAATCAATATAATATACACATAAATGACAGAACTTTAGGTAGATATTTAAATCAATTAAATCTTAAATGCAAGCTAAGACAAAAAAGAAAAAGAAAAGAAATTAAAAACACAAAATGTCAAATCTTAAATACCGTTCAAAGAGATTACAACGATAGCCAAAATAGAAATATTTTCGCTACAGATGTTTCATACATAAATGCTCCAAAAGATGTACGTGAAAATCACGTATATTTATCTGCTATCATCAATCACAAAAGTAAAAAAATTGTAGGTTTTAGATTAAGCAAAAATAATAATCTAGATTTTGTTTTAGATAATATTAACGATATTCAAAACGAAAATTTTGATAAATTTATCGTTCATTCGGATCATGGTTTTCAATATACAAATCAAGAATACATTAATAAAATTATAAAATTCGGCGGGACAGTTTCAATGTCTAGAGTTGGCAATTCTTTAGATAATAGAGAAATTGAATATTGATTTGGTGTGATTAAAACTGAATTATTAAATGATTTAGATTACACAAAAATTACTTTTGATGAATTAAATGATAAAATTAAGGAATATATTTTTTGATATAACAACGAAAGAATACAATCAAATTTAGGATGAAAAACGCCACAACAAATTGCTATGGCGTTCGCTAATTAA